GAGGGCTGGAGGGCCACGGGGCCCAGGTAGAACCAGCGGCGCACCCCCCCGGGCCCGTCCCCCACGAGGAGGACCAGGACGAGGAGGAAGAGGACGCCCACCAGGGCGTGGAGGGCGTAGCGGAGGAGGAGGCGGGGCGGGAGGAGGTGGCCGAGGGCCAGGGCCAGGAGGGCGGCCGCCACCCGGAGGAGGTGGTCCTGGAGGAGGCCGGGCTCCGCCGTGCCCACGCCGATGAGGCCGAAGGCGAGGAGGAGGAGGGCGCTTAGAAGGAGGACGGGGTCCACGGCTCACCTCCCAAGGCGAAGACCGCTTCCCGGAAGGCCTGGGCGCGGTCCTTGTAGTCGCGGAACTGGTCAAAGCTCGCCGCCAGGGGCGCGAGGAGGACGCTCCCCTGCTCCAGCCGGGAGAGGGCCTCCTCCACCGCCTTGCGCATGGCGGTGCGGCCGTCCTTCTCCGCGATGACCACCACCTCGGTCCTCCCCTCCAGGGCCCGGGCGAAGCGGGGGCCGTCCCGGCCGAGGGCCAGGGCCACCCGGACCCGGCCGAGGAGGGGGAGGAGGGGGGCGAGGTCGGCCCCTTTGTCCTTCCCGCCCAGGATCCAGGCGATGGGGGCGGGGGCGGCCTCGAGGGCGGCCCGCACCGCCTCGGTCCTCGTGGCGATGGAGTCGTCAATGAAGACCACCCCCCCCTTGCGGGCGAAGGCCTGGAAGCGGTGGGGGGCCTCGGGGAGGGTCCTTAGGGCCTCGGCCACGGCCCCGGGGTCCAGAGGCCTCCCCAGGAGGTCCAGGTAGGCCCGCGTGGCCTCCAAGGCGGCCTGGAGGTTGGTCTCCCTGGGGGTGGACCCCGGGGTGAAGGGGTAAAGGCGGGCGGGGCTTGCCTCCGCCGCCCGGCGCACCTTGGGGTCCAGGCGGTTGTAGACGAGGGCGTCCTCGGGGGTGAGGTTTTTGAGGAGGTTGAGCTTGGCGGCGTGGTAGGCCTCCACGGTGCCGTGCCGGTCCAGGTGGTCCACCCCGAGGTTCAGGAGGACGGCCACCCTGGGGCGGAAGGCGTGGACCCTTTCCAGCTGGAAGCTGGAGAGCTCCGCCACAGCCACCTCCGCCTCGTCCACCACGCTCACGAGCGGGGGGTCCACGTTCCCCCCCTCCCGGGCCCTAAGCCCGTGGGCGCGGAGGAGGTGGGCGGTGAAGAGGGTGGTGCTGGTCTTGCCCGCGGTTCCCGTGATCCCCACGATGGGGGTGGGGGAGAGGCGGTAGGCGAGCTCCGCCTCCCCGAGGACCTTGGCGCCCCGGGCGGTGAGCCTTCTCAGGTGGGGGTGGTCCAGGGGCACCCCGGGGGCGGCCACCACCTCCTCGTAGGCCTCCTCCAGGTCCCAGTCCGGCCGGAAGCCCAGGGCCAAAGCCTCCCTCACCTCCTCTTCCCGGGGGCGGTCGTCGTAGAAGCGGGCGGGAAGCCCCCGTTTCCTCAGGAAGCGGAGGACGCCGAGGCCGCTTCGTCCTAAGCCGTAGACGAGCCTCATCCTCCACCTCCGAAGGCCAGGGCCACGGCCAAGGCGGTGACCACGGCGAAGCGGAAGACGATCTTGGCCTCGTCCCAGCCGAGGAGCTCAAAGTGGTGGTGGAGGGGGCTCATGCGGAGGAGGCGGCGCCCCGTGCGCCGGAAGTAGGCCACCTGGGCCACCACCGAGAGCACCTCCGCCACGGGGACGATGGCGGCGAGGGGCAGGAGCCAGAGCTTCCCCGTGAGGACGAAGAGCCCCGCCACCATGGCCCCCAAGGCCTGGCTCCCCGTGTCCCCCATGAAGACCTTGGCCCGGGGGGCGTTGTGCCAGAGGAAGCCCAGCACCCCGCCCAGCAGGGCCTGGGCCAGGGGGTAGGGGTAGAAGGGCAGGAGGATCACGGCGGTCACCGAGGCGAGGAGGCCGTCCAGGCCGTCGGTGAAGTTGAAGGCGTTGGCCGCCCCCACCACGGCGAGGAGGATGAGGAGGACGTCCAGCCAGGGCCAGGGGGTGTAGTCCACGAGCCTCGAGGCCCAGAGGGCGAAGACGAGGCCCATGACCCCCTGGGCGAGGAGCTTCTCCCGGGCCCTGAGGGGCCTTAGGCGGCTTCCCGAAAGATCGTCCACCGCCCCGAGGAGGGCGAAGCCGAGGCCGAGGAGCCAAAGCCCCTTAAAGGCGTCCCCCCCGTGAAGCCCGTAGGCCAGGGCGGCGGCCAGGAGGAAGGCCACCCCGCCCATGCTGGGGGTGCCTGCTTTGGCGAGGTGGGCCTTGGGGCCTTCGGCGCGGACCCGCTTTCCCAGGCCCAGGCCGGGGGCCAAGGCGATCCAGAAGGCCGTGAGGACCCAGGCGAGAAGGAGGGCGGTGGCTAGGACCATGGCACCTCCCCGCAGCGGAGCTTCCGTTCCCCGGGGCTGAGGTAGAGGGTGTCCTCCCAGGCGGCGAGGTCCTCCGCCGGGCCCAGGGGGATGAGGCCGGTGGGGGTGAGGAGGTGGGCGAGCCCGCCCTCCGCGAGGAAGGCCACCCCGCACCGGGCGGCCTGGGCCTTGAGGGCGGGGGCGGGCAGGGCGAGGCGCCGCCCCGAGGGGAAGAAGTGGGCCTCCGTCCCCAGGGCCACCACCTCCCCTTCCCAGGCCACCACCTGGCGGAAGCTCCCGGGGAGGAGGCGGCGGCCTTCCAGGTGGAGCCCCTCGGCGTCCACCCAGTAGAGGCCCTCGGGGGTCTCCAGGGCGTCTCGGGCGGGGTAGGGGAGGAGGCCTCTTGGGGTAAGGACGCCGCCCTCGAGGCCCACGGCGAGGCCGGGCCGGGCCCTGAGGAACCGGGGCACCCCGGGAAGGGGGAGGCTTTGGACCTTCCCCGCCCGCACCTCGAGGAGCTGGTAGGGGTAGGCGGCGTAGAGGGCCTCGGCGTCCGCGTCCACGAGGAGGGGCGCCCCGGGGAGGATGGCCTGGAAGCGGCCCTCCACCACGCTTCCCCGGACGAACCCTCCGGGGTAGGGCAGGCCTGGCCCCTCGGGAAAGGGGGCACAGGCCGCAAGGAGGACTAGGAGGAGAAGGGCGCGTCCCATAGCTCCACGATCCGTTCCAGGCCCACGGCCCTGGAGGCCTTGAGGTAGACGAGGTCCCCCGGGGCCACCCGGGCCTTGAGCCAGGCCAGGGCTTCCTCCAGGCGCTCCACCGCCTCGCCGGAGAAGGCGGCCTGGTGCCGGGCGTGGGGCCCCAGGTAGAGGGGGGAGAGGCCCAGCCTCGCCGCCTCCTCCGCCACCTCGAGGTGGAGGCGGAGGCTTTCCCTGCCGAGCTCCCGCATCTCCCCGAGCACGGCCCACTTCCGCCCCGGCTGGGCGGCGAGCCAGCGGAGGCCGGCCTTCACCGAAAGGGGGTTGGCGTTGTAGGCGTCGTTGACGAAGACCACGCCGCCCACCTCCCGCGTCTCCATGCGCCCTGGAGGGAGGGTGAGGCGGGAGAGCCTTTCCGCCACCTCTTCCAGGGGAAGGCCCAGAACCTCGGCCGCCGCCAGGGCCGCGAGCGCCCCGTAGGCGGGGCCCAGCCCGGGGTAGGGAACGCGCACGAGGAGCCCTCCGTAGCGGAAGCGGCTTTCCCGGAGGCCGAGCTCCAACTCCCGTCCCCGGAAGGTGCCCTCGGCGAACCCGTAGACGAGGAGGTCTTCCCTGAGGCTCAAGACGAAGGGGGCGGCCTGCTCGCCCACCAAGGCGGTGGGGGCCCGGAGGAGGTGGGCCTCCTCCTCCACCGCCTTCTCCAGGGTGCCGAAGGCCTCCAGGTGCTCCTCCCCGAGGGCGGTGAGGACGGCGAGGTGGGGCTTCGCCAGGGCGAAGAGCTCCGCCATCTCCCCCTGGCGGTCCACGCCGAGCTCCACCACGGCCCCGGGGCTTTGGGGGTCCAGGTGCCAGAAGAAGCGGACGAGGGGCGGGGCGGTGTTGAGGTTCCCCGGAGGGGCGGGAAGGCCCAGGCCCTGGGCCAGGGCCTCCTTGGTGGTGGTCTTGCCCGAGCTTCCCCCCACGGCCAGGACCGGGCCCGGGAAGAGGCGGCGGAGGGCCTCGCCCAGGCGCAGGAGGGCCTGCCAAGGGTCCTCCACCTCCAAGGTGGCGGGGCCCGCCTGATCGGCCAAGACCAGGCTTGCCCCC
This region of Thermus thermophilus genomic DNA includes:
- a CDS encoding phospho-N-acetylmuramoyl-pentapeptide-transferase, with amino-acid sequence MVLATALLLAWVLTAFWIALAPGLGLGKRVRAEGPKAHLAKAGTPSMGGVAFLLAAALAYGLHGGDAFKGLWLLGLGFALLGAVDDLSGSRLRPLRAREKLLAQGVMGLVFALWASRLVDYTPWPWLDVLLILLAVVGAANAFNFTDGLDGLLASVTAVILLPFYPYPLAQALLGGVLGFLWHNAPRAKVFMGDTGSQALGAMVAGLFVLTGKLWLLPLAAIVPVAEVLSVVAQVAYFRRTGRRLLRMSPLHHHFELLGWDEAKIVFRFAVVTALAVALAFGGGG
- a CDS encoding UDP-N-acetylmuramoyl-tripeptide--D-alanyl-D-alanine ligase produces the protein MLKGGEDVMQGTHVRELTPEWVARAVGGRLHPGGGPVRDLVWHSGAATPGSLFAALPGRTTHGRRYIPEALARGASLVLADQAGPATLEVEDPWQALLRLGEALRRLFPGPVLAVGGSSGKTTTKEALAQGLGLPAPPGNLNTAPPLVRFFWHLDPQSPGAVVELGVDRQGEMAELFALAKPHLAVLTALGEEHLEAFGTLEKAVEEEAHLLRAPTALVGEQAAPFVLSLREDLLVYGFAEGTFRGRELELGLRESRFRYGGLLVRVPYPGLGPAYGALAALAAAEVLGLPLEEVAERLSRLTLPPGRMETREVGGVVFVNDAYNANPLSVKAGLRWLAAQPGRKWAVLGEMRELGRESLRLHLEVAEEAARLGLSPLYLGPHARHQAAFSGEAVERLEEALAWLKARVAPGDLVYLKASRAVGLERIVELWDAPFSS
- a CDS encoding Mur ligase family protein; protein product: MRLVYGLGRSGLGVLRFLRKRGLPARFYDDRPREEEVREALALGFRPDWDLEEAYEEVVAAPGVPLDHPHLRRLTARGAKVLGEAELAYRLSPTPIVGITGTAGKTSTTLFTAHLLRAHGLRAREGGNVDPPLVSVVDEAEVAVAELSSFQLERVHAFRPRVAVLLNLGVDHLDRHGTVEAYHAAKLNLLKNLTPEDALVYNRLDPKVRRAAEASPARLYPFTPGSTPRETNLQAALEATRAYLDLLGRPLDPGAVAEALRTLPEAPHRFQAFARKGGVVFIDDSIATRTEAVRAALEAAPAPIAWILGGKDKGADLAPLLPLLGRVRVALALGRDGPRFARALEGRTEVVVIAEKDGRTAMRKAVEEALSRLEQGSVLLAPLAASFDQFRDYKDRAQAFREAVFALGGEPWTPSSF